The Suncus etruscus isolate mSunEtr1 chromosome 15, mSunEtr1.pri.cur, whole genome shotgun sequence genome contains the following window.
CAAAATCTGCTTTTAGATTCTCTTTAGGATGATGGATGGACAGGGTGTGGACAAGGTTGGACCATCTTCACCAGAGACTTGAAGGAATTGAAGAGGTTGCGGATCTGAGTGCAAAGGGCACCTCCGCCCCGCAAGTACCCACCATAGCTCCGATTCAGGTCGCTCACACAGACCCAGGTCTTTGTAGATGTAGAGGCAACAGCCCACTTGGAGTGGTCCTTTGTGGACCTGTAGGATGGCCCTCCCGGGAACTCGATATTGATCACATCAGACACGTGGTACTGCCCCGAGCAGCTGGGAGGCATGGTCTTCCTGCGCCAGAACTGAACCTGCAGGTCGCTGCCCAGGGCTTCTGCCACCCAGCCCGAGTACAGGTCTGCAGAGAGAAGAAGGAGGGTCCGGGCAGGTGAGGGGGTACTGCCAGGGACTATAGCCACCCCCCCCTCTGAGCTCAGTGTTCCCAGTGTTAGTTCTTAGGCACAAAACAGGTATCGATTTGTGTCATGAGAACATGAGGAAATGTTCATGTTGACAGACACCCCGACTGCATTTTTGGGACTGTGGAACCGAGCAGGGGATCATACATTATTAGTAtcactgaggatcaaatctaggtcttcagggccagagagatagtgcagtgggtagggtacacAGACACCCCGACTGCATTTTTGGGACTGTGGAACCGAGCAGGGGATCATACATTATTAGTAtcactgaggatcaaatctaggtcttcagggccagagagatagtgcagtgggtagggtacatGTCTTGCCCTCAAAGGTCCAAGTTTATGTCCCGACATTCTACcttttcccccaagcactgccagaagtgactcctgagcacagacacaggtgtgacctctgagcatcccatagtgggtgtgaccaaaactcaAAACTCAGGTCTCCATCATGAAAAGATTCTAAGTAGGCCAACATCACACACATTCTCAAGCCATTGTGACATTCAGTGTGGCTGGGATGAGGTGGGCCAGAGAGGTTTCTGAAATGCTTGATTCTGAGCCTCAAAGGTCACCAGGGCTAGAAACAACAGTGCCGAGGAGTGCCATATTGTGTCCATATCAAACTGAGTCTGACCTGTGTAGGCAAGTCCCTTCTGCTACAGGGTTATGGTTCAAAAATAGAACATTAGAACATTCTACATTCTGACTAAttcctcaaaatccaaaaaaaggaagagaaaagaaataaaagaaagcagctagagtgatagatagcacaacgatagggtgtctgctttgaatgccaccaacccaggactgagtctgccaggagcaatttctgagcaaagagccaggagtaaccactgagcgccacctGATGTgaccaaaattaaaaccaaaaagaaaaaagaaatgaaagaaagaaaaaaagaagagcaaacaTTTGAGTTCTGTCTCTGACCCCCAACAATTTCCTTTTAAATGAGGCATCATcataggaggctggagagagagcatgaagataaggcatttgcctttcatgcagaaggtcagtggttcgaatcccggcatcccatatggtctcctgagcctgccaggagcaatttctgagcacagagccaggagtatctcctaagcactgccgggtgtgacttaaaaactaaaaaaaaaaaaaaaaaaaaaaaagaaagaaagaaaaataactctaAATGAGGCATCATAGCCCCACTTTGCAGAAGGGTAGATTAAGACCCCAGTTAAGTCACCTCTTGTTCCTAGATACTATTTGTATCCCTGCCTTCTCTTTCCATTCTCACCACCCTCCAAGGTGGGACCCTCTCCCTGCCCTGCTCTCAGCCCTGGCACAGACACCCCCACTATAGTGAAAGCTCCCAACCCTTAGGCTCACCATCTTTAAAATTGCTAGCCTTGGCAAAACTCTGGAAGGTGGCACCTGCCTTGGAGATCAGGTTCACGCTCCTTTTCCATGGCTCCCGTTGCACACGCTGACCCTTAGCCACAGCCACCAGTTCAGGCAGATTGTCTTCGATGATTTTCAGATCCTTGTCATACACCAATGGGTAGATATAGGACAGCTGTTTGCCTGGGAGGGACAGGAGGGCAGGAAAAGGTGAGGCACGGACCCTGGTTCCAGGGTAGGGCTGGAAACTGGCTCGAAGTCGCCTTTTGGGTACTCACCAATGTCATGGaactgggaggaaggaaatgTCACACAGAACAGTGTCTGCCCATAACATTGTGCATTTGAGGGCCAGCTGAATGCCGGATTGCTTGTATGTGGAGGGAACTTGGGCACACTGTGGACTAGCCAGAAACCCTCATCTAGGTCCAGGAGCACCACCCCTGAGTGAGAGATGGGGATCGGAAAATGGAGAGGTACCCTGGCATGGGCACATCCCCAAGGGGCAGGAGCCATTGTAGTCCTGCGGCCTGTTTCCCACAACCTCCATGCTCCAGCGAAGAAGCATGATCAAAACAGGAGGGGACAGAAATTCAGTTATCACCTCCCCTGCCCAGGTGAGAGATTAGCAGGGTAAATATTTAGGGAGCcccaagggagccctgtcctagcTGCTGAGGCCTCACCCTTGGAATGCCCAGATTGCCCATTGGTTTTCCCGGTGAGTGGGGGGGGCTGGTCATTGTAGAGCAGGAAGGCAATCTGGAGGAGAGATGCAGAATCACCCTCAGGTCTTCCCCCAGTTTGGCCCCATGAATTCCACCACCATAGCAGCCCTGCACCCCCTCACCTGGCTTTTGTTATTCTGGTAAAGTGGTGCCAAGGTGAGTGCCAAAGCTCCCTTCGGCTCTCTGATGGTGCCCACTCCATCCTGCCAGTCTTTGGACTTGGCATCCAAGTACTTGTAGCTCAGACCGTTGGGCAGTACAGATCTATCGGGCACCGCAGACCCGTCATCACACTTTTTAGGCAGCTTATAGATGACAAACCTGGATTTGGGGAATGCAAGGAgcagaggaaagggaggaaaatgTGCCCGTTTCCACCAGTACGGTCACCAGTGCATTTGGGTACATGATGCACCCTGACACACTCACCAGTCCACAGGTTTCCCCGAGTCCCCGATGCAGGTCAGCGTCTCTGCAGGGACCCACAGCAGTATGGCCAGCAGCAGTGAGCTCGGGGCTGCCATGGACCTCGTGAGGTTTGAGGCACCAGGTTTGGATTCTGGGAACCAGGTCCCAAGGGATGGAGGTTCAGGTTGGAGAATTTCTTCCCCGCAAGTGGAACAAGAAACCAGATCCTGACATTTTAAACACGTGAAGACTCCTCCCAGTGCCTTGAACTTGCAAAGGAAGTCCAAGTTTGACGCAGACAGAGCTGCCTTCCAGATGAACCCCCCACTCCCCAACATACAGAAAACTGAGCATGAACCCACCCACTGTCTCGCTTCAGATCAGACCACTGTGGTGTGCAGAGTGTGATGAAGTCAATCCCAAGAAGTCAATCCCAGCTCAGGTCTTTCACCTCGACCACACTTCTTCACCTATCCAGTTCAGTTGCTGCTAAATCTGTCTTCCTAGGAAGTCAGGGTGTCCAATATGGGTGTCAGAGGCAGTTTGGAGGGTTTCTTGGTTCCTGTGGCCTTTGGCTTCTTAGGAGGCCAACCTCCTGAGCCTCCTCTCTTTGTTCTGCATGATTTTTCTTGTTCCCCAGTTCACAATACAggccaggcaaagggcctgggttgaggtgtataggggtgcatttactgtacctctttctatacagtcagtgtaaagaacacagactgtggtaagaattgggtggccttatcttttcttttatttgtatatatatatatatatatatatatatatatatatatatatatatatatatatatacacacacacacacatgacttTTTAGGGTTCCCATGAACTTAGGAAAGGGTGCATTTGACTCTGGCAGAATGATGAACTATGAGTCTGGTCGGAGGGTCTGAAATTCAGGAGCTTGTGCCCAGAATGTTACTGGGGTCAAAACTGAATGTAGGAGTCTTGTATCCTGCTTAGGGGTGAGGATAGGAAGGTGTCCTGCAATTCTGAATACTGCTGACACTCGGGTGGAGAGCCTGTCAGGCTGTACATGAGCCCTGTAGCAACTTTGAGGGGACAGCTTCCTCCTCTCAGTCctcaccaccccaaaaaaagtcagACCAGCATTGAAGAATTAGCTATAAGTGGCATGTGGACAGGACCCAAAGCTATTCACAGCCAACAGCAGACcagtatgtgctcagaaatcatgcctggtaggtttgggggacaatatggaatgctgggatcaaacctgagttggccatgtgcaaagcagatgccctctcccctgtgctctcgctctggcccctgcttattttggggccacactctgttatgctccaaaatcactcctgaccagcatggtggaccatatgaatgccaaggattgagcctgggttgaccacatgcaagcaaatgtcttgcccactgtactatcaccccagcACCCTATGTTTTTTTAGTTACCCCTTGAAAGGTCAACGGGTAAAATCTTGTGCCTGAGTTTCAGCAGGTAGATGAAGCTGGACAACACTAGACCCATCCTTTTGAGGGCTTCCCCTTTTTTGTTGTAGGAGAACAAGCCCTGAATGGGAGGCCAAAATCAGTGGATCACAAAGGCCTCCTAGGAAGCACAGGTTCCAACTCAAGGCACTGGGCAGGGGAGCCAGGACTGATGTCCCCTGATCTCTTTCTGCATGTGCCACCATCCTCCCAGGTCAGGAAAAAAGTCATCATGAGGTTGGGGAAGCAGGGGGCCCTGGTCTGATGTAACCCTCTTTTGGCTTCCCTACTATCAGGAAGTGCTTAGGGAACCCTCAGATCTCCACCTATCCATAGAATGTTCCCGAAATGCACTTATGCCAACCAGTCCTCCCCCTCCTCTGCAGTGATGGCCTCACGCAGATTGTGGCCCCTCTGGAATGTCCTGAGGCCTTGAGGAATCAGGAAACTGATCCCTGTAGAGCAAGAAGGAAGTAGAAGGGGAGTAGAGGGAAAGATGGAGGTGCAGCATCAAGGTTTTTACTCAAACCTCCACCACCTTCTATTAACCCTCTTGCAAATCAACTCTACAGCCCTTCACCAGGCTGGTGTTGGCCCCATAGAGGAGGCTCAGGGCATGACCCATGGCCCCCTGTGAACAGTCAGTGACCTCCACGCCGTCGTACCAGGCCCTTTGATCTGGTGCCCAGGTTCTGGCACCGCAGACCATTGGGCACCTTAGAGCAGTTTCTGTTGTTGGGAAGCTTGTAAGCACCAAGCCTGAGTTTagggggaagaggaagcagaTGGAAGGGAAACAAAGTGAGTCAAGGTTCACCCCAGAACGCCACAGTCTCCAGGCCCAGAGTCTTTGCAGGAACCCACAGCAGTGCAGCCAGCAGAGGCTGCCCTGGAGCTGGTGAGGGTTCAGGAACAAATGTCAGGGTGCTGGGATCCCAGTCACATGCTGTTTCTGACCCCTTaggtcagtgtttttcaaccactgtgccgcagcagcacactagtgtgccatgaaaTACtgtagtggggccggagagatagcatggaggtaaggcatttgcctttcatgcaggtcattagttagaattccggcatcccatatggttccccgagcctgccaggagcgatttctgagcgtggagccaggagtaacccctgaacactgcgggtgtgacccaaaaaccaaaaaaaaaaaaaaaaaaaaaatgctgtctggtgtgccatgggaaaaattccaacttcatccgtaacatgcggcttcagctcacaaatagaccaatcattagattctttcataataaagtaattataaaataatttatttgtgtttatttgattcttttcaagagaattactttatatatagtcaaaatAGGCActgtgtttaattattttaacattttcttttttttttttttttttttttttttttttgtttttgggccacacccggcggtgctcaggggttactcctggctgtctgctcagaaatagctcctggcaggcatgggggaccatatgggacacccggattcgaaccaaccacatttggtcctggatcggctgcttgcaaggcaaatgccgctatgctatcactccgggccctattttaacattttcttttttttttttttttttataatttttttattttgaattatgagaataaaagatgcaaagaaagaggataaggtaaagttacagtggaaggacaatcacccataacataattatcagaagtccccttgttgatatcttaactttgaactttcaccaaagaaagttaagataaataaaacagaatccatgtgcaattactttgtccctcaagtccccagattgtagcacattataatatttcttaacagcacacaaggcaatctaaagccatcaaacttacataactccttaaacattagaggcatagtattttttacatttccatgtacatgcatattagcttaagttaacctcaaattttaagtgggtgcgttttaaggattagagtcaaaggagcacagtaaaaacggtgttagagtggcaattgttgtttgcataggcccaccaaaatatgagaggcatggaaaggaataaccttggcctaaatacaaagagatcctacccctgaagtttcctggcgtaagaccagctctaggcctcaggaaagttatcgttcgatccaagacattgtctgtagtgccaacacacttttcacacagtctctgttgttggtctcatgtttctgtattaaagattctggaatctgcatgtcctacattgaagtcatgatgtggagtgccttctcgtttcacctcaccatgaaagggcaatgcaggaagccctttcctgtaagcaggttgttgttgttaagttttctcagtgttaagggaagtctcttttgagcaggacgatgtctgagcagtggtagggtcttccgtggtagaggattgcttccaggtgatgttatagacaaacctcacaattaaggggcaatacagcaagtcctgtccagtaagcaggtctttgttcttgttgtcttctcagtgttaaggggtgtttcttttgagtagatgtcagagcagctgtagggtctttcctggtacaggaatgccaccaggtgatgttatatacaaccttggatgttttgtaaatgtcttctgtagatcaaggggtgaatggagaatgcccattcttctgaggcctgtgccatgtctttatgtcaatgttcagggtgtaaggtctcattgcactacaagatttgtgtgttcccattcttattagataagaacttattggtatgtatagtatttttccatgttagtgtgcctacgcaaacaagatataaagccacgtggtgctatcagatatatgggggcataagaacatttccaacaagacccatgacttggttcaaacataagtattaaactgagggattctttcacaccaaattccatattgagcagttcacaaagagaagataaaaaacatgggggggatcatcactgtataagaaagtatttagcaaaagttatagccgtcaaagaaaacacccataaaatgttgaaaagatatgtgtcctttttatgcctttaaaaatagttgggtgggtgttaactctagggcaccactttggtctgtgacttaggactcaacagtacttaagttagaaagggtataaaaggagtaatgatgataggagttaaagaagttaaagagaaatatgaa
Protein-coding sequences here:
- the LOC126030178 gene encoding deoxyribonuclease-2-alpha-like, with product MAAPSSLLLAILLWVPAETLTCIGDSGKPVDWFVIYKLPKKCDDGSAVPDRSVLPNGLSYKYLDAKSKDWQDGVGTIREPKGALALTLAPLYQNNKSQIAFLLYNDQPPPLTGKTNGQSGHSKGVVLLDLDEGFWLVHSVPKFPPHTSNPAFSWPSNAQCYGQTLFCVTFPSSQFHDIGKQLSYIYPLVYDKDLKIIEDNLPELVAVAKGQRVQREPWKRSVNLISKAGATFQSFAKASNFKDDLYSGWVAEALGSDLQVQFWRRKTMPPSCSGQYHVSDVINIEFPGGPSYRSTKDHSKWAVASTSTKTWVCVSDLNRSYGGYLRGGGALCTQIRNLFNSFKSLVKMVQPCPHPVHPSS